The region CATGTGGAGTGAAAGCATGATTTGGAAAAGGTGAAAATGTCTGGCATCCTCCTCCATCTAAAGAATGTCACCCAGTGAAGTCATGTAGAGGTTATATCATTGATAGTTACCATAGTGATTTTTAAGGAACTCCTACAGTTCTTCGTCGTCACTTTTTTGTTTAATCTTCACACATTGTTGTCCTTGACAACACTCATGTCAGGCCATAATTTGCTTAAAGCTGCTGTAAAGATAACGGCCTCATAGCTGTGAGGTCATTGTGGTCAATGCTTTCCCTTCTCTTTGTCTTGCACTTGCAGTGATCTACTTAGAAGGGTCTGTCCTTGTCTTCGACAACATTTTCAAACTCATCGCCTTCTACTGTGTGAGCCGGTGAGAAGTTAACTCTCAGATTTCTCAGTCAGGCTGCAGAACCAAAATATGGGAACATTACCaaaaattctttatttttctatGTTCATTTCAGCACATTGAAATATGCCTTTATCTCCTTCGTTTAGGGACATTCTTCCCTTCACATTGAAGTTACCTCAGGTCATCATCCAAGCCAATAAATATGAAGACATGGAGGTGATCTCCACACTTGGCTTAGGTAAAGTCTGAGTGATATGTAGCCTGGACAGAATGAGTGATTCTTAACACACCAGATATTAAATGAGCGAGGAGAGGTCTGATGATTTGTTAGACTTGGACATAGTTATAACTAACATAAGCAAAACATATGTTAGTGTTAACATTTAGGTTGTGCAATTGAAAGGAACCTGGAATGACACAAACTGTGTGTCTTCCTCCTTTGATAACCACAAATATTTAACAAGACAAAGGAACACGgggagtggtttttttttttttttttttgcttagctCCATTTCACCACACTGTCTGGGGCCAGAGGAAACAATGGAACTGTTACTTGATTTTCAGTACAACCATAAGAAAATTCAAGACCAACACAATGAAATCTTTTTTACTTCATGATAGTAAGTCCTAACTCCAATGGTTTTACAATTCATTACCTTGTACAGAGTTCTGGGGCTCTGCACTAAACATCCGTGCAGAAAGTATCGCTGGCGGAAGCACGGGAGGACAGGATGCTCAGGGACGCAGTTCCTGTGAGATCCAGTTGACAGCTGGGAATGATAAGCTCTGGTATATCAACCCCATTTTCATTGAGGAGTACTACAACAGTCTGCCTCCAGCGGCACCCACACCCATCATCAGGAGCCAGAGCCTTAACACACCAATTCAAGCGCCACCCAAATATAAAAGGCCTCCCCCTCTGCCTCCACGACCCTTGAGTGCCTATGAGTCCCCTCAGCAGCAGGCGGGAACCAAACTGACGGGGGAGGAAATTGCATTAGTGCCCCCATCAGGGCAGAAAGGGGAAGGAAGTCAGCATGAGCgtgtggggagagaaaaagacaaagagggaaGTCCAgtgcacagcacagagaaagaagtcACCAGCAGAGATACAGCTCAGTCTACACAGAGCAAGACAGCAAAGCAGGGTTGCCACGTCCCACCACTCAGGATTCCTCCCGTCCCCATCCGACGCAGGCTCTCAGAGAAGCAACCCTCAGAGGAGTCAAACCAACAGCAGAAGGAAAaggagacggagagggagaaggagaaggaggaggaggaggccccAAGCAGTTCCAACAGTGCCTCTATGCAGGCAAAGCCAGAAGAGGAGAAACTCAGCAGCTCTGTGCCCACAGCTTCACTAATCTGTCTGGATGATAGCAGCATGACAGAGATGGACAAACCCACAGAGCTCCGGGCCGAGACAGAGGTTCTGCAAGAGGATGGGCATGAGGACCAGACTGGAGTAACTGACAGCATTATGGGTGAAGCTACACTTCCAGGAGCATCAACAGCAGTAAAGAAGGCAGCACCTCCAATTCCACCACCTCGGACAAAAAAGCTGTCCCAGACTTCCACATCAGTTTCCCCAGATGCCTGCGATGGGCCAGGGGGACAAACTCCTGAAttcagctctctccctccccaaaCCTCCAGTACACCTGTGCCCACCAGACGCTCCCTATCTGTGGATCCTAAACTGACTGATGTTTCGCTCTATGCCCCAGAAGGTGGTGCTCCACAGCCGGACCACGACTCATACTCAACCAGTAgcacagaggaggaggcagatACAGTGGCAGCAAACGCTGTAGTGAAGCGGTCGCCCACCATTATGTTGGACCGAGCCAAACAGCGTCTTTCCATGGTGAACCTGTCCAATGTGTTCACGACCTTCATGAATGCAGAGCGCAAACTACAGAAGCGTATTGTGGAGCTGGCCCGTGATAATAACTCCTACTTTGGGAACCTGGTGCGGGATTACCGAGCTTTCACTCTGGATACCATGCGACGACACACCTCCAGCACAGAGATGCTGCAGGAGATCAGACAGATGATGACGCAGCTCAAGAGCTACCTGATCCAGAGTGCTGAACTACAGAATATACAGGAAGCTGCAGTTTACTCAGAAGAGAAGCTAGGTAAGGTAACACACCCATCCATGCTATGCATTACACAAGGTTTTATTTATAGAGCGTACTGACTCAAGTCAATTTTACAGCCTCCTCCATTCACCCTCGTACTGTTTACTCAATAAGTAAGGTATGAAACATAAAAAGTATCTCTTTGACTGTAAACAGTGGATAATCAAGGTAACAAACCTACACAATTTTACCTGCTGATGAGGGCCCTCACCTTAGTTGTCCCAGTGTTTCTGTATTAAAATCTTGGTTATGTGAGACTGCAAATTACTTGGAGACACAGAAGATGTTCTCTTGGAATCTGttcactgaactgaaactgTGACCACTTTTATTCAAGGCTTgtcaatttgttttttaatgttttggtcTAATAGGGACTCTTTGTAAAATCAGTCATCCTCTTCTATCACCACAGAGCAGGTCcataaaagagaagagaaacactAATGAGACATGCTCTATAACTTCATAGCTCCTTTTGAACAACCTTTCGAGAAGAAGTATCTGATTACTACTGAAGTCTAAACTCAGAGTGAAAACATTAGTTCTCTTCTTCTGTCATACTCGGGGAACTTTTATAAAAGAACATCTTTAgagtctccctccctctgcctttTCACATCCAGAGCAGAGAACTGTTTACACTAAGCTCTTggcttctctccctgtctctactcaagttctctgtctctgggtgGATGACAGATTGGAGACATATTCCAGCCTTTGCATGAGAGTTGCTCATAACATTCTGAAGTACTTCAGAAATTTAGATTGGGATGTCTTTATTCGTACCTCACACTACATTAAAATCAGAAATTTATGAAGGATAATATGTGCTGGGAAGTAGCAACAATACTTAAATATTACTCAATCAAAATTAGATTTTGTTGACGCGAAGTGTCCTGATTTACATTGTGATCAGATTCAGTCCACATGGGAGTACCTCAGTTAGTGGATAACAAAGTGTTAAATACACATTGTCTGGCCCTTTTAACTATCCAATGATGAAAATTTACCATATATGTACCTATCCAATGGGATTTGCCCTCTGTACCAACTTCACGGTAAGTTCACTAGGTtttgcaaacaaacaacaagaccttatcattttaaaaatgttgtaaagaatgtcatgcaaatgttttcaatatttcaaCACAAACTGCTGTTTCACTATAGAAGCGTCTACAGCAGTAACCAGAATGTTCTCCTTTTATCTAGAGGTGATCATTGAGGCTGCACTGTGTAAGAGTGTCCTGAAGCCCTTGCGTGAGGCAGTTTACAACAGCCTAAGAGACATTCACACCCGTGAAGCCTCTCTgaaaaaactgagagagaaccAGCAAGTGGTCCTAGGCACTACGACCACAGACCTGGGTATAACCACCAGCGTGCCTGAGATGACTGTCATGGAGAAGATCCAGGTGAAGCTGGGAAACCTGCACCAGGAGTATTCACCACAGCGGAAGATTGACCTGCTTCTGAAGGCCTGCAAAATGATCTATGAGTCCATGTCTGTGGGCAGTCCAGGTGGGTCTTCTatcagagagatagatagatagatagatagatagatagatagatagatagatagatagatagatagatagatagatagatagatagatagatagatagatagaaacaaAATAAGGAAGGTAAGGTGAAAGGAAGGAGCCGGTCCATGAGATGTAGGCCAACTTACGGCATATTGTTTTATGATTTAGCCATGTTTACTCAATCCTGGGCCTTCAAATGATTTAGCCATGTTTGCTTGATTCTGAGGCTTCAAATGACAGTGAGTGATGGAAGAACATTACAGCAGCAGCCCGTCAAGTAGGAAAATTGTGGTGACTCACTCTTAACACACCCTTGGTCTGATGGATTTATTGTGAATGCTAGAGCAACAACCTAAATTTAGGTATAAGAGACTGAGTAATTCACTGAGACGTAGTTCAGACATGTGCCAAACATCATCAGTTCCACAGATAATTCACATGAGGACCTgtagaggaaagagaagaatctCAATGTTAAGCAGAAAGAGGGGATAATGTAGCTGCTGTGTTCTCACCCCAgactcctccttttcctctcagcCCCAAAATTAGTCCAGATTATATCAAAGCTGTCATCGTCGCTGCTGAATACAGGAAGTACTACATCTTTGAATGTAGCAGCTCAGACCACTGgaccagtgtttgtttttgaagtacATAGATTCTTCATAGAGTAGTTCTGCATACAGTTTTTCTAAAGCATACTGAGTGCATTTTGagtacatgttttgtttttctttgtgtgggCCCTTGTGTATGTTATGTTATTAATGAGCAGTAGTCTAAAAAAGACTGGTACTGTGTGGTGTCCTCTGCAGGAAAAGCCTATGGAGCCGATGACTTTCTCCCTGTGTTGATGTATGTGCTCGCTCGCAGTAACATAACTGCTCTACTACTGGATGTAGAGTACATGATGGAACTGATGGACCCTGCACTGCAGCTGGGAGAGGGTtagacagacacagcacaatACATATACAGTCATAGAATCTCTGTAACTTACATCACTTTCCCCTTGGATGCTTCCAGACTGGATTGTCAGGATATACTAATGCACAAACATAAATGATGTCACCTGTTCTATGTGATATGTATTGCATGTGACATAGCTGgtgtttctgattggctctctCAGGCTCATACTATCTCACTACCACTTATGGGGCACTGGAGCACATTAAGAACTATGACAAGCAGGCAATGACCCGACAGCTAAGTCGGGAGATCCAAGACTCCATCCATCGTTGGGAGCGTCGACGTACCCTTAACAAAGCGCGCGCATCCCGCTCCTCTGTGCAGGTGGGTGTCTGAGTGTAAGAGATTTACATAGTGAGTTAAGCTCCCTCACCCTTTCAGAACTATTCTTATCGccactgaaataaacagcagCTTTGTACAAACTGTGCTTTTGGTGAAACAttttatgtgttcatttatgGCAAATTAATACATTCTTAGTGCTTCGCAAGTACCATAAATACTGACAACTATACAGTGATAGTTCAGTGACTGAATCCTccataaaatattcttttaagcaattaatttatcaaataatATTATGTTCTCACTGATGTGCTGCATTTGGCAAAAAGTGATTAACAAAGACTTGGCTTGAGAATCAAGCCTCACTGACATGCCTGTTATTTCAGGACTTTATCAATGTATCCTTTTTGGAGGCTGGCTCTAACACCAAGACTCTTGGAGTACGTCCCAACACCAGCGCCCAGGACCTGGCTGCACAGTGTGCAGAGAAGTTTGAAGTGCTAGAACCTGAGTCTTACTGTCTGAGTGTGCTAGTGGAGGGCCACTACAGGGCCCTGGCTCCTGAAGAGTTTCCCCTTACCATCAAATCAAGTCTCCACCACAGCGAACCACGTAAGGAATACTATTTTGTGTACCGCCCAGGGAAATGGGCAGGACAGGAAAC is a window of Chanos chanos chromosome 10, fChaCha1.1, whole genome shotgun sequence DNA encoding:
- the rin3 gene encoding ras and Rab interactor 3 — translated: MSPHVPNPMRPPLPAQLPSTVPKQCSPPFSRPPPPLVSKQTSSVSTKPSLPSATKALAAPHSSPTSAKSSRSALPCISILEKLIKTCPVWLQLGITRERATRILNKEMPGIFLVRRDTGQKTMVLSVRLPDQQGAAQIQELLVKEERSLIYLEGSVLVFDNIFKLIAFYCVSRDILPFTLKLPQVIIQANKYEDMEVISTLGLEFWGSALNIRAESIAGGSTGGQDAQGRSSCEIQLTAGNDKLWYINPIFIEEYYNSLPPAAPTPIIRSQSLNTPIQAPPKYKRPPPLPPRPLSAYESPQQQAGTKLTGEEIALVPPSGQKGEGSQHERVGREKDKEGSPVHSTEKEVTSRDTAQSTQSKTAKQGCHVPPLRIPPVPIRRRLSEKQPSEESNQQQKEKETEREKEKEEEEAPSSSNSASMQAKPEEEKLSSSVPTASLICLDDSSMTEMDKPTELRAETEVLQEDGHEDQTGVTDSIMGEATLPGASTAVKKAAPPIPPPRTKKLSQTSTSVSPDACDGPGGQTPEFSSLPPQTSSTPVPTRRSLSVDPKLTDVSLYAPEGGAPQPDHDSYSTSSTEEEADTVAANAVVKRSPTIMLDRAKQRLSMVNLSNVFTTFMNAERKLQKRIVELARDNNSYFGNLVRDYRAFTLDTMRRHTSSTEMLQEIRQMMTQLKSYLIQSAELQNIQEAAVYSEEKLEVIIEAALCKSVLKPLREAVYNSLRDIHTREASLKKLRENQQVVLGTTTTDLGITTSVPEMTVMEKIQVKLGNLHQEYSPQRKIDLLLKACKMIYESMSVGSPGKAYGADDFLPVLMYVLARSNITALLLDVEYMMELMDPALQLGEGSYYLTTTYGALEHIKNYDKQAMTRQLSREIQDSIHRWERRRTLNKARASRSSVQDFINVSFLEAGSNTKTLGVRPNTSAQDLAAQCAEKFEVLEPESYCLSVLVEGHYRALAPEEFPLTIKSSLHHSEPRKEYYFVYRPGKWAGQETDNTTSNTTSPPPDSLI